From one Nonomuraea polychroma genomic stretch:
- a CDS encoding serine/threonine-protein kinase yields the protein MPDVTPAMIAGRYVLIELIGQGGMAEVWRGHDQRLDVGVAVKIMNPLTGGIAAGERFARESKAAARIVHPNVVTVLDVGQDEQRRYLVMELLTGRSLAAELAVRGPLPVAEACHLLSQAAAGLDAAHRAGVVHRDVKPANLHLTADGRLKVVDFGLAHMATEASRLTTVGTIIGTPAYLAPEQIDGSGGEAATDIYALGCVAYELLCGRPPFTGSPAELVYQHVHHAPAPPGNQRPDIPIELERLILAMLAKNPADRPAGAEHVRQVFGAVAHAARARGRHAHQPTQVTPVPPPGAARARETRVLDAPPSGILNAGSPPGPGSSDGRRLLLQVAAAVAAIAVITLGATAVFSGSGDQAAAPPSATPSDADRVSEQPQPPATAKPSVRPTPSPTRTSTRPVARDPRTWLVALDQAVSAQQAQGGIDGDVAGKAHEKIREAAKKLVEGKTREAREKIQELGKDLAEARREGKLADGPLTQFLNRSGLVLAGEGAEEEDDD from the coding sequence ATGCCGGATGTGACGCCCGCGATGATCGCCGGGCGCTATGTGTTGATCGAGTTGATCGGCCAGGGCGGCATGGCCGAAGTGTGGCGAGGGCACGACCAGCGGCTGGACGTGGGCGTCGCGGTCAAGATCATGAATCCGTTGACGGGTGGCATCGCCGCGGGCGAGCGGTTCGCTCGCGAGTCGAAAGCCGCGGCGCGGATCGTGCACCCCAACGTGGTGACCGTGCTGGACGTCGGGCAGGACGAGCAGCGGCGCTACCTCGTCATGGAGTTGCTCACCGGTCGCAGTCTGGCCGCCGAGCTGGCCGTGCGCGGCCCGCTGCCGGTCGCTGAGGCGTGTCATCTGCTCAGTCAGGCCGCGGCCGGGCTGGACGCCGCGCACCGCGCGGGCGTGGTCCATCGCGACGTCAAGCCCGCCAATCTGCACCTGACCGCCGACGGCAGACTCAAGGTGGTCGACTTCGGTCTGGCGCACATGGCCACCGAGGCGTCGAGGCTGACCACCGTGGGCACCATCATCGGCACGCCCGCCTATCTCGCGCCCGAGCAGATCGACGGTTCGGGCGGGGAGGCCGCCACCGACATCTACGCCCTGGGCTGCGTGGCCTACGAGCTACTGTGCGGCAGGCCGCCGTTCACCGGCTCCCCCGCCGAGCTGGTCTACCAGCACGTCCATCACGCACCCGCGCCGCCCGGCAACCAGCGGCCGGACATCCCGATCGAGCTGGAGCGGCTCATCTTGGCCATGCTCGCCAAGAACCCCGCCGACCGCCCGGCCGGCGCCGAGCACGTACGCCAGGTCTTCGGCGCCGTCGCCCACGCCGCCCGCGCCCGGGGGCGGCACGCGCATCAACCGACCCAGGTGACACCGGTGCCCCCGCCCGGTGCCGCGCGGGCGCGAGAAACTCGTGTCCTGGACGCCCCGCCGTCCGGCATTCTGAACGCCGGATCGCCGCCGGGGCCGGGTTCCTCGGACGGGCGGCGGCTGCTCCTCCAGGTCGCCGCCGCCGTCGCGGCCATCGCTGTCATCACGCTGGGCGCTACGGCGGTGTTCTCCGGCTCGGGGGATCAGGCCGCGGCGCCACCGTCGGCGACGCCTTCCGATGCGGATCGCGTGTCGGAACAGCCTCAGCCGCCGGCGACCGCCAAGCCGTCCGTACGGCCGACCCCTTCGCCGACCCGAACTTCGACGCGGCCGGTCGCACGCGACCCACGGACCTGGCTGGTCGCCCTCGACCAGGCCGTGAGCGCCCAGCAGGCCCAGGGCGGCATCGACGGTGACGTGGCCGGCAAGGCGCACGAGAAGATCCGGGAAGCGGCCAAGAAGCTGGTCGAAGGCAAAACCCGGGAGGCCCGCGAGAAGATTCAGGAGCTGGGCAAGGACCTGGCCGAGGCCCGGCGCGAGGGCAAGCTTGCCGACGGCCCGCTCACCCAGTTCCTCAACCGCTCCGGGCTGGTCCTGGCCGGTGAGGGCGCCGAGGAGGAGGACGACGACTGA
- a CDS encoding SRPBCC family protein, whose protein sequence is MINAIDTEAPVVVRLDTTIDAPIERVWSLHTDVAAWPSWQHDITTASAAGPLAPGETFHWTTFGLDIASTVHILEAPHRILWGGPAHGITGIHQWSFEERDGRTHVRTEESWDGDPVRADAENMRAALEQSLTTWLALLKKTAES, encoded by the coding sequence ATGATCAACGCAATCGACACCGAAGCCCCCGTCGTCGTCCGCCTCGACACCACCATCGACGCCCCCATCGAGCGGGTCTGGAGCCTGCACACCGACGTCGCCGCCTGGCCGAGCTGGCAACACGACATCACCACCGCCAGCGCCGCCGGCCCGCTCGCCCCCGGCGAGACCTTCCACTGGACGACGTTCGGCCTGGACATCGCCTCCACCGTGCACATCCTCGAGGCGCCCCACCGGATCCTGTGGGGCGGCCCGGCCCACGGCATCACGGGCATCCACCAGTGGAGCTTCGAGGAGCGCGACGGCAGGACTCACGTACGCACCGAGGAGTCCTGGGACGGCGACCCGGTCCGCGCCGACGCCGAGAACATGCGGGCGGCCCTGGAGCAGTCGCTCACCACCTGGCTCGCGCTGCTCAAGAAGACCGCCGAGTCCTGA
- a CDS encoding carotenoid oxygenase family protein, translating into MSSDKMSVDLAKPYLAGHYEPVADETTARELTVHGAIPPELEGRYFRNGHNPKPGVTPSHWFKGTGMIHGVRLSGGRAEWYRNRWVRTPYLDGVPFTGTNPEVSAAGTNIIHHGGRYLALQEANLPWEVTAELETVGPYDFGGKLTTAMTAHPKEDPVTGELFFFGYSPFPPYLTFYVASPTGEITRAEVIDGAGPSLMHDFAITADHVIWLDLPVVFDMAEHSGIPYRWSDTYQPRIGVMPRSGPAEVTWFEVEPGALLHVSNAYTDQRGRVVVEGPRYDRSAWESSWKWWIGAPGHGVTPEAGSVHHRWILDPATGRATEEPLDALVTEFPTINETVLGRPSRYSYAVAFPGAGLDRFAVVKYDTSTGERHLHSFTPDQMPGEAVFVPAEDGVAEDDGYLLTITSDLRANASQLLILDASDLRGGPIATVELPRRVPAGIHGNWLPDHH; encoded by the coding sequence ATGAGTTCCGACAAGATGAGCGTCGACCTGGCCAAGCCGTACCTGGCCGGCCACTACGAGCCGGTCGCCGACGAGACGACCGCCCGTGAGCTGACCGTCCACGGTGCGATCCCGCCGGAGCTGGAGGGCCGTTACTTCCGCAACGGCCACAACCCCAAGCCGGGCGTCACCCCGAGCCACTGGTTCAAGGGCACCGGCATGATCCACGGCGTGCGGTTGAGCGGCGGGCGCGCCGAGTGGTACCGCAACCGGTGGGTACGCACCCCCTACCTGGACGGTGTCCCGTTCACCGGCACGAACCCCGAGGTCAGCGCCGCCGGGACCAACATCATCCACCACGGCGGCCGGTACCTCGCGCTCCAGGAGGCCAACCTGCCGTGGGAGGTCACGGCCGAGCTGGAGACCGTGGGCCCGTACGACTTCGGTGGCAAGCTCACCACCGCGATGACCGCCCACCCCAAGGAGGACCCGGTCACCGGCGAGCTGTTCTTCTTCGGCTACAGCCCGTTCCCGCCGTACCTGACCTTCTACGTCGCCTCGCCCACCGGGGAGATCACCCGCGCCGAGGTCATCGACGGGGCGGGGCCGTCGCTGATGCACGACTTCGCCATCACCGCCGACCACGTCATCTGGCTGGACCTGCCCGTGGTGTTCGACATGGCGGAGCACTCGGGCATCCCGTACCGGTGGAGCGACACGTACCAGCCGCGCATCGGCGTGATGCCCCGCTCAGGACCGGCCGAGGTCACCTGGTTCGAGGTCGAGCCCGGCGCGCTGCTGCACGTCTCCAACGCCTACACCGACCAGCGCGGCCGCGTCGTCGTCGAGGGCCCCCGGTACGACCGGTCGGCCTGGGAGTCGTCGTGGAAGTGGTGGATCGGCGCCCCCGGCCACGGCGTCACCCCCGAAGCCGGCTCGGTGCACCACCGCTGGATCCTCGACCCGGCCACCGGCCGCGCCACCGAGGAGCCGCTGGACGCCCTGGTCACCGAGTTCCCCACCATCAATGAGACCGTGCTGGGACGGCCCAGCCGCTACAGCTACGCGGTCGCCTTCCCCGGCGCGGGCCTGGACCGTTTCGCCGTCGTCAAGTACGACACCTCGACCGGCGAACGCCACCTCCACAGCTTCACCCCCGACCAGATGCCGGGCGAGGCCGTCTTCGTCCCCGCCGAGGACGGCGTGGCGGAGGACGACGGCTACCTGCTCACCATCACCAGCGACCTGCGCGCGAACGCCTCCCAGCTTCTCATCCTCGACGCCTCCGACCTGCGCGGCGGCCCCATCGCGACCGTCGAGCTGCCCCGCCGCGTACCGGCGGGCATCCACGGCAACTGGCTCCCCGACCACCACTAA
- a CDS encoding MFS transporter — translation MNTLDTAATAGRSTTGSPGSPGRALAVLATAQFLAVLTTSIVNIALPQIRGGLGLSAAGLSWVVNAYVLVFGALLLLGGRLGDAYGLRRVFLSGTALFAVATLAAGLAPGATVLIAARAVQGVGAALLAPTALALVLTLYPAGAGRGRALGIWGSVSGAGGAAGVLLGGLISGAYGWRAVFLVTVPAAVAVLAAGRLLLAVDRPRAGHLDAPGAPTTTNQPRGQHLDATGAPTTTDQPRGQHLDATGAPTTTDRPRGRRLDVAGALTSTGGLIAVTYALSSLSGVGGVAAWVALGAGVALLAVFVAVQRRAAAPLVPPRVLRAGRVGAANVLMSLVGAVWIGLFFFLPLYQQRVLGFTPLEAGLTQLPLALSIIVFSWATPRLERRLPGRAVLAGALAALTAGLAWLSRAPSDGTFLADLLGPSLLIGAGLGVAFVRLTALSSAGVAPADSGVAGGLVNASRQIGGAAGLAVLTAVSGGSAYGAAFAAAAVIAALTTLLSLVL, via the coding sequence GTGAACACGTTGGACACCGCCGCCACGGCCGGCCGGAGCACGACGGGCTCACCGGGCTCGCCGGGGCGGGCGCTGGCAGTCCTGGCGACGGCCCAGTTCCTGGCCGTGCTCACCACCTCGATCGTCAACATCGCGCTTCCGCAGATCCGCGGCGGTCTCGGCCTGTCGGCGGCCGGCCTGTCGTGGGTGGTCAACGCCTACGTGCTCGTCTTCGGCGCCCTGCTGCTGCTCGGCGGCAGGCTGGGAGACGCGTACGGGCTGCGGCGCGTGTTCCTGTCCGGCACGGCGTTGTTCGCGGTGGCCACGCTGGCGGCCGGCCTGGCCCCCGGCGCGACCGTCCTGATCGCCGCCCGCGCCGTGCAGGGTGTCGGGGCGGCGCTGCTCGCCCCGACGGCCCTCGCACTGGTGCTCACCCTTTACCCGGCCGGGGCGGGCCGCGGGCGGGCGCTCGGGATCTGGGGCTCGGTGTCCGGGGCGGGCGGCGCGGCGGGCGTGCTGCTCGGCGGCCTGATCAGCGGTGCGTACGGCTGGCGCGCCGTGTTCCTCGTGACCGTCCCCGCCGCCGTCGCCGTCCTGGCCGCCGGCCGGCTGCTCTTGGCCGTGGACCGGCCGCGCGCAGGCCACCTGGACGCGCCCGGTGCTCCGACCACGACCAACCAGCCACGTGGGCAGCACCTCGACGCGACCGGGGCACCGACCACGACCGACCAGCCACGTGGGCAGCACCTCGACGCGACCGGGGCACCGACCACGACCGACCGGCCACGTGGGCGGCGCCTCGATGTGGCCGGGGCACTGACCTCGACCGGCGGGCTCATCGCGGTCACCTACGCCTTGTCATCCCTGTCGGGCGTGGGCGGTGTGGCCGCCTGGGTGGCGCTCGGCGCCGGGGTGGCGCTGCTGGCGGTCTTCGTGGCCGTGCAACGGCGAGCCGCCGCGCCGCTGGTGCCGCCCCGAGTATTGCGGGCCGGCCGGGTGGGGGCGGCCAACGTGCTGATGAGCCTGGTGGGCGCCGTCTGGATCGGGCTGTTCTTCTTCCTGCCGCTCTACCAGCAGCGGGTGCTCGGGTTCACGCCGCTGGAGGCGGGACTCACCCAGCTTCCGCTGGCCCTGTCGATCATCGTCTTCTCCTGGGCCACGCCCCGCCTGGAACGGCGGCTGCCGGGCCGGGCCGTGCTGGCCGGTGCGCTGGCCGCGCTGACGGCAGGCCTGGCCTGGTTGTCGCGGGCCCCGTCCGACGGCACGTTCCTCGCCGACCTGCTCGGCCCGTCGCTGCTCATCGGGGCGGGGCTCGGCGTGGCCTTCGTCCGGCTCACCGCCCTGTCGTCGGCGGGGGTCGCCCCGGCCGACAGCGGCGTGGCCGGCGGCCTGGTCAACGCCTCCCGCCAGATCGGCGGCGCGGCCGGGCTGGCGGTCCTCACCGCCGTGTCGGGCGGCAGCGCGTACGGGGCCGCCTTCGCCGCCGCCGCCGTGATCGCCGCCCTGACCACACTGCTCTCCCTCGTCCTTTGA
- a CDS encoding ATP-binding protein has translation MSPDGALVGRHAEIRQIDALLDAARQGKGGAMVLRGEPGIGKSTLLGYARQAASGFRVMDAAGAEFEMELPFAALHQLCAPVLDHVAGLPAPHRKALEIAFGLDTGTPDPLLVGIATLGLLSETADERPLLCVVDDAQWLDHASAKALAFVARRVAAEPVAVLFGLREPAPERGRPGEPSPEQGRLAELDRLPALVLAGLAEADARALLKAEVRAPLDERVRDRILAESRGNPLALLELPRSAGLSGMAGGFALPGASPLSSRIERSFQARLERLPTGVRLLLTVAAADTVGDPQLLWKAAESLGIEPGSAETAAGSGLIEFGTRIRFCHPLARAAAYNSADPGERRRAHQALAAATDPVTDPDRLAWHHAQASVGPDEEIAAELDGSAARAQSRGGVAATAAFLERAAELSTDPERRVERVLAAAQAKLEVGDYERAAGLLSTVATGSAHQLARADVLRGRLSFVRHRGAEGAHAYLLGAARRMAELDPAWSRARYLDAIEMGILIGGLDDIVAAAKDAPPGEGTDVLLDAIVSLVTEGHRAAVPVLRPLISDVGGEHWTRRPSLALILAAEVWDFDSLRGIGHRIVELGRTSGSFFTLPIGLAMAATAGVHAGDFGAAMEMISEGAAIVEATGASPLVYPSIHLAAMRGRKQEATELFDRVLAASQLMTISVHWATAVLNNGLADYPAALAAAQRAVASRDLANAGLALPELIEAAMRCGEEEQAASALRSLTERTQAAGTPWGLGVEAYARGMVTGDEESFRAAIEHLDGSLATVARARARLLYGEWLRREGRRREARERLRQSHEMFSDIGMEAFAARAAGELRATGEHVRSRANQAGEELTVQEVHIARLVAGGETSREVAARLFISPRTVDAHLRNIFRKLGITSRRQLRDLNL, from the coding sequence ATGTCCCCGGACGGCGCCCTTGTGGGCAGGCACGCCGAGATCCGTCAGATCGACGCCCTGCTCGACGCGGCCAGGCAGGGCAAGGGCGGGGCCATGGTCCTGCGGGGCGAGCCCGGCATCGGCAAGAGCACGCTGCTGGGCTACGCCCGGCAGGCGGCGTCCGGGTTCCGGGTCATGGACGCCGCCGGGGCCGAGTTCGAGATGGAGCTGCCGTTCGCCGCCCTGCATCAGCTCTGCGCGCCCGTCCTGGACCACGTCGCCGGCCTGCCGGCGCCGCACCGCAAGGCACTGGAGATCGCGTTCGGCCTGGACACCGGGACGCCCGACCCGTTGCTGGTCGGCATCGCCACGCTCGGCCTGCTGTCCGAGACCGCAGACGAACGCCCGCTGCTGTGCGTGGTGGACGACGCCCAGTGGCTCGACCACGCCTCTGCCAAGGCTCTGGCCTTCGTCGCCCGCCGGGTCGCCGCCGAGCCGGTGGCCGTGCTGTTCGGGCTGCGCGAGCCCGCACCCGAGCGGGGCAGGCCGGGGGAGCCGTCGCCGGAGCAGGGCCGGCTGGCCGAGCTCGACCGGCTGCCCGCCCTCGTTCTCGCCGGGCTGGCGGAGGCCGACGCGCGTGCCCTGCTGAAGGCGGAGGTCCGCGCGCCTCTGGACGAGCGGGTACGCGACCGCATCCTGGCCGAGTCCCGCGGCAACCCGCTCGCACTGCTCGAACTCCCGCGCAGCGCCGGGCTGAGCGGCATGGCGGGCGGGTTCGCGCTCCCTGGCGCGTCACCGCTGTCGAGCCGTATCGAGCGCAGCTTCCAAGCCCGGCTGGAACGCCTGCCCACCGGCGTACGGCTGCTGCTGACCGTCGCCGCCGCCGACACCGTCGGCGACCCGCAGTTGCTGTGGAAGGCGGCCGAGTCGCTCGGCATCGAGCCCGGCAGCGCGGAGACGGCGGCCGGCTCCGGGCTGATCGAGTTCGGCACCCGGATCCGCTTCTGCCATCCCCTCGCCCGCGCGGCCGCCTACAACTCCGCCGACCCGGGGGAGCGGCGCCGGGCGCACCAGGCGCTGGCCGCGGCCACCGACCCGGTGACCGACCCCGACCGGCTGGCCTGGCACCACGCCCAGGCCAGCGTGGGCCCTGACGAAGAGATCGCGGCCGAGCTGGACGGCTCCGCGGCACGCGCCCAGTCGCGCGGCGGCGTGGCGGCCACGGCGGCCTTCCTCGAACGCGCGGCGGAGCTCTCGACCGATCCGGAACGCCGGGTCGAGCGGGTCCTCGCCGCCGCCCAGGCCAAGCTGGAGGTCGGCGACTACGAGCGCGCGGCCGGGCTGCTGAGCACCGTGGCGACCGGCTCGGCGCACCAGCTGGCACGAGCCGACGTGCTGCGCGGCCGGCTGTCGTTCGTACGCCACCGAGGCGCCGAGGGCGCCCACGCCTACCTGCTCGGCGCGGCACGGCGCATGGCCGAGCTGGACCCGGCGTGGTCACGCGCCCGCTATCTCGACGCGATCGAGATGGGCATCCTGATCGGCGGCCTGGACGACATCGTCGCGGCGGCCAAGGACGCGCCCCCCGGCGAGGGGACCGACGTGCTCCTGGACGCCATCGTCAGCCTCGTCACCGAGGGACACCGCGCGGCCGTGCCGGTGTTGCGGCCCCTGATCTCCGACGTGGGCGGCGAGCACTGGACACGGCGCCCCTCGCTGGCACTGATCCTCGCGGCCGAGGTCTGGGACTTCGACTCCCTCCGCGGCATCGGGCACCGGATCGTGGAGCTGGGCCGCACGTCGGGCTCGTTCTTCACCCTGCCGATCGGCCTCGCCATGGCGGCCACGGCCGGCGTGCACGCGGGCGACTTCGGCGCCGCCATGGAGATGATCTCGGAAGGCGCCGCGATCGTCGAGGCGACCGGCGCGTCGCCGCTGGTCTACCCCAGCATCCACCTGGCCGCCATGCGCGGGCGCAAGCAGGAGGCCACGGAGCTGTTCGACCGCGTGCTCGCGGCGAGCCAGCTCATGACGATCAGCGTGCACTGGGCGACCGCGGTGCTGAACAACGGCCTGGCCGACTACCCGGCCGCGCTCGCCGCCGCCCAGCGCGCCGTCGCCTCGCGCGACCTGGCCAACGCCGGACTCGCGCTGCCCGAGCTCATCGAGGCGGCGATGAGGTGCGGCGAGGAGGAGCAGGCGGCCTCGGCGCTGCGCTCCCTGACCGAGCGTACGCAGGCCGCCGGCACCCCCTGGGGACTCGGCGTCGAGGCGTACGCGCGAGGCATGGTCACCGGGGACGAGGAGTCCTTCCGCGCGGCCATCGAGCACCTGGACGGCAGCCTCGCGACCGTGGCCCGCGCGCGGGCGCGCCTGCTGTACGGGGAGTGGCTGCGTCGCGAGGGGCGGCGGCGCGAGGCCCGCGAGCGGCTGCGCCAGTCGCATGAGATGTTCTCCGACATCGGCATGGAGGCGTTCGCGGCCCGCGCGGCGGGAGAGCTCCGCGCGACCGGCGAGCACGTACGCAGCCGCGCCAACCAGGCCGGCGAGGAGCTCACCGTGCAGGAGGTGCACATCGCCCGCCTGGTGGCCGGGGGTGAGACGTCCAGGGAGGTCGCCGCCCGGCTGTTCATCAGCCCGCGCACGGTCGACGCGCACCTGCGCAACATCTTCAGGAAGCTCGGCATCACCTCACGCAGGCAGCTCCGGGATCTCAACTTGTGA
- a CDS encoding DUF2255 family protein, with the protein MKELAEQSEIVMWVRRAGGPWTGRPIWVVVTGGEAYVRAAFGARSAWYRVVRGGAQAAIQVGGEVFPARLEAVGDPELIDRVSGCYRAKYALSWPGPVESIVAPEIAVTTMRLRVETSSQAETASQVEIPELPA; encoded by the coding sequence GTGAAAGAACTGGCGGAGCAGTCCGAGATCGTGATGTGGGTGCGGCGGGCGGGCGGACCATGGACGGGCAGGCCGATCTGGGTGGTGGTGACCGGCGGCGAGGCCTACGTGCGCGCCGCCTTCGGCGCCCGCAGCGCCTGGTACCGCGTGGTACGCGGCGGCGCGCAGGCGGCCATCCAGGTCGGTGGTGAGGTCTTCCCCGCGCGGCTGGAGGCCGTCGGAGATCCCGAGCTGATCGACCGGGTCTCCGGGTGTTACCGGGCCAAGTACGCCCTGAGCTGGCCCGGTCCCGTGGAATCCATCGTGGCTCCCGAGATCGCGGTCACGACGATGCGGCTGCGGGTCGAGACCTCGTCACAGGCCGAGACCGCGTCACAAGTTGAGATCCCGGAGCTGCCTGCGTGA
- a CDS encoding TetR/AcrR family transcriptional regulator — protein sequence MHNPGLRRRPVQKRSIERFERILDACTQLLDEVGLDALTTLEVARRARVPSGTIYQFFDGKPGLLCELALRNLELLLVRLRRRMVEETAVTWPRAAEIVLMETVEMRRTVPGFTVVDFADTRPGGSTFLPPGKVEEGGDVLAERLYHFALDEAGLPPLPDSYRVMRLAIQITAASLQLAFTADPEGDPAMIEQGRRVLRAYFADLSGADEPATAAHTRSGVSGMSR from the coding sequence GTGCATAACCCAGGACTCCGTCGGCGGCCGGTCCAGAAGCGCAGCATCGAGAGGTTCGAGCGCATCCTCGACGCCTGCACGCAGCTTCTCGACGAGGTGGGGCTCGACGCGCTCACGACACTGGAGGTCGCCAGGCGCGCCCGCGTGCCCAGCGGCACCATCTACCAGTTCTTCGACGGCAAACCCGGCCTGCTGTGCGAGCTGGCGCTGCGCAATCTCGAGCTGCTGCTGGTGCGGCTGCGCCGGCGCATGGTCGAGGAGACGGCCGTCACCTGGCCGCGCGCGGCGGAGATCGTTCTGATGGAGACGGTCGAGATGCGCAGGACCGTGCCCGGCTTCACCGTGGTCGACTTCGCCGACACCCGGCCCGGCGGCTCGACGTTCCTGCCGCCCGGCAAGGTGGAGGAGGGCGGCGACGTGCTGGCCGAGCGGCTCTACCACTTCGCGCTGGACGAGGCCGGGCTGCCGCCGCTGCCCGACTCTTATCGGGTCATGCGGCTGGCCATCCAGATCACGGCGGCCTCCCTCCAGCTCGCCTTCACGGCCGACCCGGAGGGCGACCCCGCCATGATCGAGCAGGGCCGCAGGGTGCTGCGGGCCTACTTCGCCGACCTGTCCGGCGCCGACGAACCGGCGACCGCCGCCCACACCCGGTCGGGCGTCAGCGGCATGTCCAGGTAG
- a CDS encoding glycoside hydrolase family 15 protein, with product MQADNPDATARAWDDSRYLPIGEHGLIGDLRTVALVGTNGTIDWYCCPRFDSPSVFGSILDADKGGSFELAADTPATTKQFYFPDTNVLITRFFAEDGVGEIQDFMPIAGDSLEADRHRLIRRITCVRGTMPFRARVAPRFDYARQPHTLHQDGSRTTFESESLSLALSASVPVEPDGQDVRSRFELAEGQHAVFALDRVGAGIAPRGCPIEEAEEEFAATVRFWRKWLSASRYRGRWREVVHRSALTLKLLTYAPTGGIVAAPTTSLPERIGGARNWDYRYVWVRDAAFCVYALLRLGFTEEAEAFMGFLSKHVGSDSGLGTGPLQIMYGIDGRSDLPEQELTHFEGYRGSSPARVGNDAVGQLQLDIYGALIDSIYLYNKWGTPISSERWEEVCTLVDWVCDNWDQPDEGIWETRGGRKNFVYSRLMCWVAIERAMRMAAQRGLPADIPRWRQARDAIYRDIMRHGWSDSLQAFVQHFDDDVLDASILMMPLAKFVSPTDPKWLCTLDALGRGLVSDSLVYRYDPEVSPDGLAGPEGTFSICSFWYVEALARAGRLDEARLAFEKMLTYANHLGLYAEEIGHTGEQLGNFPQAFTHLALISAAFNLDHALG from the coding sequence ATGCAGGCAGACAACCCCGACGCGACGGCCAGGGCCTGGGACGACTCCCGCTACCTGCCGATCGGGGAGCACGGGCTGATCGGCGACCTGCGGACCGTCGCGCTCGTGGGCACCAACGGCACGATCGACTGGTACTGCTGTCCGAGATTCGACTCGCCCAGCGTGTTCGGCTCGATCCTGGACGCCGACAAGGGCGGCTCGTTCGAGCTGGCGGCCGACACTCCGGCGACCACCAAGCAGTTCTACTTCCCCGACACCAACGTCCTGATCACCCGTTTCTTCGCCGAGGACGGGGTCGGCGAGATCCAGGACTTCATGCCGATCGCCGGCGACAGCCTGGAAGCCGACCGGCACCGGCTGATCCGCCGGATCACCTGCGTACGCGGCACGATGCCGTTCCGCGCCCGGGTGGCGCCCCGGTTCGACTACGCCAGGCAACCTCACACCCTCCACCAGGACGGGTCACGGACGACGTTCGAGTCGGAGTCGCTGTCCCTCGCCCTGTCCGCCAGCGTGCCCGTGGAGCCCGACGGTCAGGACGTACGGAGCCGGTTCGAGCTGGCCGAGGGCCAGCACGCGGTGTTCGCCCTCGACCGCGTGGGCGCGGGGATAGCGCCTCGGGGCTGCCCGATCGAGGAGGCGGAGGAGGAGTTCGCCGCCACGGTGCGGTTCTGGCGGAAGTGGCTGTCGGCCTCCCGCTACCGGGGCCGGTGGCGCGAGGTCGTCCACCGCTCCGCCCTGACACTGAAGTTGCTCACCTACGCGCCGACCGGTGGGATCGTCGCCGCCCCCACCACGAGCCTGCCCGAGCGGATCGGCGGCGCACGCAACTGGGACTACCGCTACGTGTGGGTCCGCGACGCCGCGTTCTGCGTCTACGCCCTGCTCAGACTCGGCTTCACCGAGGAGGCCGAGGCGTTCATGGGGTTCCTGTCCAAGCACGTCGGGTCCGACAGCGGCCTCGGCACCGGTCCGTTGCAGATCATGTACGGCATCGACGGCCGCAGCGACCTGCCCGAACAGGAGCTGACCCACTTCGAGGGCTACCGGGGATCGTCCCCCGCGCGCGTGGGCAACGACGCGGTCGGCCAACTCCAGCTGGACATTTACGGAGCGCTCATCGACTCCATCTACCTGTACAACAAATGGGGCACACCGATCTCCAGCGAACGCTGGGAGGAGGTGTGCACGCTGGTGGACTGGGTCTGCGACAACTGGGACCAGCCCGACGAGGGGATCTGGGAGACCCGCGGCGGACGCAAGAACTTCGTCTATTCGCGCCTGATGTGCTGGGTGGCCATCGAACGCGCCATGCGCATGGCGGCGCAGCGCGGCCTGCCCGCCGACATACCGCGCTGGCGGCAGGCCCGTGACGCGATTTACCGCGACATCATGCGACACGGCTGGTCCGACAGTCTGCAGGCGTTCGTCCAGCACTTCGACGACGATGTCCTCGACGCGTCCATCCTGATGATGCCGCTGGCCAAGTTCGTCTCACCCACCGACCCCAAGTGGCTGTGCACGCTGGACGCGCTCGGCCGCGGCCTGGTCTCCGACTCGCTGGTCTACCGCTACGACCCGGAGGTCAGCCCCGACGGGCTGGCAGGCCCGGAAGGCACCTTCTCCATCTGCTCGTTCTGGTACGTCGAGGCCCTGGCCCGCGCCGGCCGCCTGGACGAGGCCCGCCTGGCCTTCGAGAAGATGCTGACCTACGCCAACCACCTCGGTCTGTACGCCGAGGAGATCGGCCACACCGGAGAGCAGCTCGGCAACTTCCCGCAGGCGTTCACCCACCTGGCGCTCATCAGCGCCGCCTTCAACCTCGACCACGCCCTCGGCTAG